A window from Listeria seeligeri serovar 1/2b str. SLCC3954 encodes these proteins:
- the cydC gene encoding thiol reductant ABC exporter subunit CydC: MRKSSWIIPYIKENRGLFLLVIFLGTLTFASAGALMFTSGHLISKSSLMPESIMAVYIATVGVRAFGIMRSVSRYVERLMSHSLVLRILEKMRVRLYRLLEPQALLLKSRYKTGDILGLLAGDIEHLQNFYLTTMLPAIVSLVLYAGVVIALGVFSIQFAALFVLLIGLLVLVLPWVSLLYARGKNAYLKQGRNGLYQKFTDAVFGISDWKFSGREKTFITNYEKEEADMLRTENKQFHFVNWRDFFSQLVVGFMVIAMVYWSTAESRDGAFSGTLIAAFVLAIMALAEAFVPVSSAISDKSLYQDSLSRLDKMEDPTLPTFEEETKEMERIDKEHVVLKAENLTFAYDEKSPKILNEFDFTLQQGEKVAIIGRSGTGKSTFLKLVQGALLPTTGKVTMNDVEVEKLRPQIPELTSMLNQKAHLFSTSVLNNIRLGNQDASDEEVYEAAKKVQLHDFIMSMPDGYHTQMSEMGERFSGGERGRIALARILLQNTPIVILDEPTVGLDPITERDLLATIFETLADKSLIWVTHHLVGAEKMDRVLFLEEGRTLMEGPHAELMEAEPRYQRLYQLDRPIEL; this comes from the coding sequence ATGCGGAAAAGTAGCTGGATTATCCCATATATTAAAGAAAACCGCGGCTTGTTCTTGCTTGTTATCTTCCTTGGAACACTTACTTTTGCTTCGGCTGGGGCGCTAATGTTTACTTCAGGACATTTGATTTCAAAATCGTCCTTAATGCCTGAATCAATTATGGCTGTGTACATTGCGACGGTTGGTGTGCGCGCTTTCGGAATTATGCGTTCGGTGTCACGCTATGTCGAACGCCTTATGAGTCATTCTTTAGTACTTCGAATTCTAGAAAAAATGCGTGTTCGTTTGTACCGCTTATTAGAACCTCAAGCACTATTACTTAAATCACGCTACAAAACTGGCGATATCTTAGGACTTCTCGCTGGCGACATTGAACATTTGCAAAATTTCTATTTGACGACGATGTTACCGGCTATTGTGAGTTTAGTGCTTTATGCCGGAGTTGTTATTGCACTTGGAGTCTTTTCGATTCAGTTTGCCGCGCTATTTGTCCTTTTGATTGGTTTACTTGTGCTTGTTTTACCATGGGTGTCGCTTTTATATGCTCGCGGGAAAAATGCTTATTTAAAACAAGGACGAAATGGGCTGTATCAAAAATTCACCGATGCTGTCTTTGGTATTAGCGACTGGAAATTTAGCGGTCGCGAGAAAACCTTTATTACGAATTACGAAAAAGAGGAAGCGGATATGCTTCGGACGGAAAATAAACAATTTCATTTTGTTAATTGGCGTGATTTCTTCAGTCAGTTAGTAGTTGGTTTTATGGTGATTGCAATGGTTTACTGGAGTACTGCCGAATCACGTGATGGCGCATTTTCTGGGACACTCATTGCTGCTTTCGTTTTAGCAATTATGGCTTTAGCTGAGGCGTTTGTACCTGTATCAAGTGCCATTAGTGACAAATCGCTTTACCAAGACTCGCTTTCTCGCTTAGATAAAATGGAAGACCCGACCTTACCAACTTTTGAAGAAGAAACAAAAGAAATGGAGCGGATTGATAAAGAACACGTCGTTTTAAAAGCAGAAAACTTAACTTTTGCTTACGATGAAAAATCTCCCAAAATTTTAAATGAGTTTGATTTTACTTTACAACAAGGTGAAAAAGTTGCGATTATCGGCCGAAGTGGAACCGGAAAATCCACTTTTCTTAAGTTAGTCCAAGGCGCGCTTCTACCAACTACTGGAAAAGTGACGATGAATGATGTCGAAGTAGAAAAATTACGACCACAAATCCCTGAACTCACATCTATGCTGAACCAAAAAGCGCATCTTTTCAGTACGAGTGTGTTGAATAATATTCGCTTAGGAAATCAAGATGCAAGTGATGAAGAGGTATACGAAGCCGCGAAAAAAGTTCAACTGCATGATTTTATTATGAGCATGCCAGATGGATACCATACACAAATGAGTGAAATGGGCGAACGTTTTTCAGGCGGGGAACGTGGCCGGATTGCATTAGCTAGGATTTTACTGCAAAATACACCAATAGTTATTTTGGATGAGCCGACTGTTGGACTAGATCCAATCACAGAACGCGATTTGCTTGCAACAATCTTTGAAACGCTGGCGGATAAGTCGTTAATTTGGGTGACGCACCATTTAGTTGGGGCAGAAAAAATGGATCGAGTTTTATTTTTAGAAGAGGGAAGAACCTTGATGGAAGGTCCTCATGCCGAATTAATGGAAGCAGAACCGCGCTACCAAAGGCTTTATCAGTTAGATCGACCAATTGAATTATAA
- a CDS encoding cytochrome ubiquinol oxidase subunit I codes for MDKLFLARFQFASTTIFHFLFVPLSIGLVFMVALMETLYVVKGKEIYKKMSKFWGHIFLINFAVGVVTGIIQEFQFGMNWSDYSRFVGDVFGAPLAIEALLAFFMESTFIGLWIFGWDKLGKKLHLTCIWLVSIGTIMSSFWILAANSFMQHPVGFEFKNGRAEMNDFLQLITNGQLLVEFPHVIFGAFATGAFFIAGVSAYKMLKKQDVAFFKRSFQIAMVMAVIGGFGVAFSGHSQAQYLVKTQPMKMAATEGIWEDTADPAPWTMLAKIDPENKKNDWELNVPYALSFLSYGTLSGSVEGMNTLQKEYEEKYGEGDYIPPVKTAFWSFRIMVGAGMLMIMFALIGIVLAWKKKLVNAKWYLRLMIPMIGFPFLANSMGWIMTEIGRQPWVVFGYMKTTDAVSPNVSSGQILFSIIAFSTIYTILAILLVYLFIREIKKGPDGHKPEKEEVSVDPFDKGDASIVTK; via the coding sequence GTGGATAAACTATTTTTAGCCCGTTTTCAATTCGCATCAACAACGATTTTCCATTTCTTATTTGTACCACTTTCAATTGGACTTGTATTTATGGTTGCTCTTATGGAAACGTTGTATGTCGTGAAGGGGAAAGAAATTTACAAAAAAATGTCGAAGTTTTGGGGACACATATTCCTGATTAACTTTGCGGTCGGTGTCGTAACCGGGATTATTCAAGAATTCCAGTTTGGGATGAACTGGTCAGATTACTCTAGATTTGTTGGGGATGTCTTTGGAGCGCCACTTGCAATTGAAGCGCTACTTGCATTCTTCATGGAATCTACTTTTATCGGACTATGGATTTTCGGTTGGGATAAACTAGGCAAAAAATTACATTTAACATGTATTTGGCTGGTTTCAATCGGAACAATCATGTCTAGTTTCTGGATTTTAGCTGCAAACTCATTTATGCAACATCCGGTAGGTTTTGAATTTAAAAACGGCCGTGCAGAAATGAATGACTTTTTACAATTAATTACTAATGGACAATTACTTGTGGAGTTCCCACACGTTATATTCGGGGCATTTGCCACTGGGGCCTTTTTCATTGCCGGCGTCAGTGCGTATAAGATGCTCAAAAAACAAGATGTCGCTTTCTTTAAACGATCCTTCCAAATTGCAATGGTAATGGCCGTTATTGGTGGATTTGGTGTTGCGTTTAGTGGACACTCCCAAGCGCAATACTTGGTTAAAACACAACCAATGAAAATGGCAGCGACAGAAGGGATTTGGGAAGATACAGCTGACCCAGCCCCATGGACAATGCTCGCCAAAATTGATCCGGAGAATAAGAAAAACGACTGGGAACTCAACGTCCCATATGCGCTAAGTTTCTTATCTTACGGAACATTAAGTGGTAGCGTAGAAGGTATGAATACGTTACAAAAAGAATATGAAGAAAAATATGGTGAGGGTGATTACATTCCACCAGTAAAAACAGCATTTTGGAGTTTCCGCATCATGGTTGGCGCTGGTATGCTAATGATTATGTTCGCGCTAATCGGTATCGTACTTGCTTGGAAGAAAAAACTCGTTAATGCAAAATGGTATTTACGTTTAATGATTCCAATGATTGGCTTCCCGTTCCTAGCGAACTCAATGGGTTGGATTATGACAGAAATTGGGCGGCAACCATGGGTAGTTTTCGGTTACATGAAAACGACTGATGCAGTATCGCCAAACGTATCATCCGGACAAATTTTATTCTCGATAATTGCGTTCTCCACAATCTATACGATTTTAGCAATTCTCTTGGTTTACTTGTTTATTCGTGAAATTAAAAAAGGACCAGACGGACACAAACCAGAAAAAGAAGAAGTTTCCGTAGATCCGTTTGATAAGGGGGATGCTAGCATTGTCACTAAATGA
- a CDS encoding gluconokinase, whose translation MANKSYIMGVDIGTSSTKAVLFNEQGEVIKREAAHYELVTDETGKAEESPTEIFEAVITSIRRVMKGINKADLRGISFSSAMHSLIVVGSRGELLTECITWADGRSSEALENVKRDNYLFQLYEMTGTPIHPMSPFAKICWLKEAEPNLFSRAEKFVDIKSYVLHRLFDVWVMDESLASGTGLYNISEHDWEFEAMEIVKLTPDFLPKVVPETYQLSGVKEEYAEMMGIPESVPFIVGGSDGALANIGIQATGRNDVTITVGTSGAVRKLTTEFQVDSRGRTFCYGAGDGYFIAGGAVNNGGKVVEWGLNQFGTENEIGNRDFANFIAHIDEVDPGSAGLLFQPYLLGERAPFWTNDIRGGFVGLTINHTKAHFVRAILEGIAFNLAEVYEAVSAPDDIIYVTGGISAHEPWCRLLADILNREIRVPHTIEGSSLGAAIIGMRSLGILDSLTLEKKPPIKAVYLPSENTDKYAELRTIFQQVSTQLMSSYSQLNRWQRKFENKS comes from the coding sequence TTGGCGAATAAATCATACATAATGGGTGTAGATATTGGAACCTCAAGCACGAAAGCAGTACTTTTTAATGAACAAGGTGAGGTAATTAAGCGAGAAGCGGCGCACTATGAATTAGTAACGGATGAGACTGGTAAAGCAGAAGAAAGTCCAACTGAAATCTTTGAAGCAGTGATTACGTCTATCCGTCGTGTTATGAAGGGAATCAATAAAGCAGATTTACGCGGGATATCTTTTAGTTCAGCGATGCATAGTTTAATTGTGGTTGGGAGTCGTGGGGAGCTTCTAACTGAATGTATTACTTGGGCGGACGGACGGAGCAGTGAGGCGCTTGAAAACGTAAAACGGGATAATTACCTCTTTCAACTTTACGAGATGACAGGGACGCCTATACACCCGATGAGCCCGTTTGCCAAAATTTGCTGGTTAAAAGAAGCGGAACCTAATTTATTTAGCCGCGCGGAGAAGTTTGTGGATATTAAATCCTATGTACTCCATCGGCTTTTTGATGTTTGGGTGATGGATGAATCGCTGGCGTCTGGAACTGGACTTTACAACATTTCAGAACATGACTGGGAATTTGAAGCGATGGAAATTGTGAAATTAACGCCAGATTTTTTGCCAAAAGTTGTTCCGGAAACGTACCAGTTAAGTGGAGTTAAGGAAGAGTATGCGGAGATGATGGGAATTCCTGAAAGTGTGCCATTTATTGTTGGTGGTAGTGATGGGGCGCTTGCAAACATCGGAATTCAAGCAACTGGAAGAAATGATGTAACAATCACTGTTGGGACAAGTGGAGCAGTTCGGAAGTTAACAACTGAATTTCAGGTGGATTCACGCGGACGAACATTTTGCTATGGTGCAGGTGACGGATACTTTATTGCTGGTGGGGCGGTAAATAACGGTGGAAAAGTCGTCGAATGGGGACTTAATCAATTTGGAACAGAAAATGAAATTGGCAACCGGGATTTTGCAAACTTTATTGCGCACATAGATGAAGTTGATCCTGGATCGGCAGGGCTATTATTCCAACCATATTTACTTGGAGAACGCGCGCCTTTTTGGACAAACGACATCCGTGGTGGTTTTGTTGGACTAACGATTAATCATACTAAAGCACATTTTGTAAGGGCGATTTTGGAAGGAATTGCTTTTAATCTTGCGGAAGTTTATGAGGCGGTTTCGGCTCCAGATGATATTATTTATGTAACTGGCGGGATTTCGGCGCATGAACCTTGGTGTAGATTACTGGCTGATATTTTGAACCGAGAAATTCGCGTCCCTCACACAATTGAAGGATCAAGTCTTGGCGCTGCAATTATCGGCATGCGCTCACTCGGAATATTGGATAGCTTAACTCTTGAAAAAAAGCCGCCAATCAAAGCAGTTTATCTTCCTAGTGAAAATACGGATAAATACGCAGAACTAAGAACCATTTTTCAACAAGTTTCGACGCAACTAATGTCTAGCTATAGCCAATTGAATCGTTGGCAGAGGAAGTTTGAAAATAAAAGCTAA
- the cydD gene encoding thiol reductant ABC exporter subunit CydD — protein MGKDLRNYKGIKKIMAILAVFTLIQGAAIIVMAITLSRAITDLFHEHPFQTVTIQIGLFAGAYFLRHFLNVWKKQIVYRYASNLAKTMREELLDSLFALGPRFARAEGTGKVVTMVMEGVADFRNYLELFLPKMMNMAIIPAMIWVYIAFQDWTSAFILMITLPILIVFMIILGLAAKKQADSQFETYRVLSNHFVDSLKGLETLKYLGLSHEHEGKIASVSSRYRKATMKTLRVAFMSSFAMDFFTMLSIALVALFLGLGLIDGNMNLPIALSVLILAPEYFLPVREVGSDYHATLDGQEAGRVIQGIIDRAKEEKHEDRALSLTTFDENTNFSFENITVKHGDGDAESLHEASFTVNGFEKIGIIGATGAGKSTLIDVLSGFLNPTSGEFRCNDQVGATLSSPDWQTQVTYIPQHPYLFHDTIAGNIRFYHPNATEEEIEKAAESAGLNQLVAGLENGYATLVGEAGRMLSGGQEQRVALARAFLTDRPIVLMDEPTAHLDIETEYELKKPMLDLFENRLVFFATHRLHWMLEMDRIIVLDHGAVVETGTHDELLKKKGFYYDLVKAQLEEV, from the coding sequence ATGGGAAAAGATTTAAGGAACTACAAAGGAATTAAAAAAATAATGGCGATACTCGCAGTTTTCACGCTTATTCAAGGTGCTGCGATTATCGTGATGGCAATAACGCTTTCTCGTGCGATTACAGATTTGTTTCACGAGCATCCATTTCAAACCGTCACAATACAAATAGGTCTCTTTGCGGGGGCCTATTTCTTGCGTCACTTTTTGAATGTATGGAAAAAACAAATCGTTTACCGTTATGCTTCTAACTTAGCGAAAACGATGCGGGAAGAGTTGCTGGATAGTTTGTTTGCACTTGGTCCGCGTTTTGCTCGTGCGGAAGGAACTGGGAAAGTTGTAACGATGGTGATGGAAGGTGTAGCAGATTTCCGGAATTATTTGGAACTATTTTTGCCTAAAATGATGAACATGGCGATTATTCCAGCAATGATTTGGGTTTATATCGCTTTTCAAGACTGGACATCCGCCTTTATTTTAATGATTACTTTGCCAATTTTAATTGTATTTATGATTATTTTAGGTCTGGCTGCGAAAAAACAAGCAGACTCGCAGTTTGAGACATATCGCGTGCTGTCGAACCATTTTGTCGATTCGTTAAAAGGCTTAGAAACGTTGAAATACTTGGGGTTAAGCCATGAACATGAAGGGAAAATTGCTTCGGTTAGTTCGCGTTACCGAAAAGCAACGATGAAAACCTTGCGTGTTGCGTTTATGTCGTCCTTTGCGATGGATTTCTTCACGATGCTTTCGATTGCACTTGTGGCGTTATTTCTTGGTCTTGGTTTAATTGATGGCAATATGAACCTGCCAATTGCGTTAAGTGTGCTAATTCTTGCGCCAGAGTACTTTTTGCCAGTGCGTGAGGTTGGCTCGGATTACCACGCGACACTTGACGGACAAGAAGCTGGACGGGTTATTCAAGGTATTATTGATCGTGCGAAAGAAGAAAAACATGAAGACCGAGCACTTTCACTAACGACTTTTGATGAAAATACGAACTTTTCATTTGAAAATATTACAGTAAAGCATGGCGATGGTGATGCGGAGTCGTTGCATGAAGCTAGTTTTACGGTAAATGGTTTTGAGAAAATCGGGATTATTGGAGCAACTGGTGCTGGGAAATCAACGCTGATAGATGTATTAAGTGGCTTTTTAAACCCTACTTCTGGTGAATTTCGCTGTAATGATCAAGTTGGTGCGACACTTTCGTCGCCGGATTGGCAAACTCAAGTAACCTATATTCCGCAACACCCGTATCTTTTTCATGATACAATTGCTGGAAATATTCGGTTTTACCATCCAAATGCCACAGAAGAAGAAATTGAAAAAGCGGCGGAATCAGCTGGTTTAAATCAGTTAGTTGCTGGACTTGAAAATGGCTACGCGACGCTTGTTGGGGAAGCTGGGAGAATGTTAAGCGGCGGACAGGAACAGCGTGTTGCACTTGCGCGGGCTTTCTTGACTGATCGGCCTATTGTTTTGATGGATGAACCGACAGCTCACTTAGATATTGAAACAGAATACGAACTTAAAAAACCAATGCTAGATTTATTTGAAAATCGACTGGTCTTTTTTGCTACACATCGCTTGCACTGGATGCTTGAAATGGACCGGATTATCGTCCTTGACCACGGGGCTGTGGTTGAGACAGGCACACACGACGAACTACTTAAGAAAAAAGGTTTCTATTACGATTTAGTCAAAGCCCAATTGGAGGAAGTATAA
- a CDS encoding Ig-like domain-containing protein, translated as MKKFRGLVFVALLTCLITPFSLAASAETNENGNTQPNSEEKVTNPTENTVPEVDSKTTEVTKDSATTETPQTTIDITDSAEVYTYEQNSDIELSDFTATLSDHTGTKLSNYRLAEGDELSTETAGVQELTLLGDTKDGDTMAVKLNYLVKAPASTLTVTNLNFDLETKIFSGKTKPFASVYMSSPEDENFGEGRVEADKDGNFYASWATTPKEITAYAFDAAGNFSEEVTYTVPTKKENEEVTKVPTKVKQIENTKAVKSVTTKASEDPKKTQTTKSELPGTGDQGVEWIFVVAGVIVILIGILLLRKRKK; from the coding sequence ATGAAAAAATTCCGCGGACTAGTTTTCGTAGCTTTATTAACTTGTTTAATCACCCCATTTTCATTGGCAGCAAGTGCTGAAACGAATGAAAATGGTAACACTCAACCTAATTCAGAAGAAAAAGTCACTAATCCCACTGAAAATACAGTTCCAGAAGTAGATTCAAAAACAACAGAAGTAACAAAAGATAGCGCAACAACAGAAACGCCACAAACAACTATTGATATTACAGATTCAGCAGAGGTCTACACTTATGAACAAAACAGCGATATCGAGCTGTCTGATTTTACAGCAACTCTAAGTGATCATACAGGAACGAAACTATCCAATTATCGTTTAGCAGAAGGGGATGAATTGAGCACGGAAACAGCTGGCGTTCAAGAATTAACCTTGCTTGGCGATACGAAAGACGGCGACACAATGGCAGTTAAACTAAATTATTTAGTAAAAGCACCTGCCTCTACCTTAACTGTTACAAACCTAAACTTTGATCTAGAAACTAAAATTTTCTCTGGTAAGACAAAACCATTTGCGAGTGTATATATGAGCTCTCCAGAAGACGAAAACTTTGGTGAAGGGCGCGTTGAAGCGGATAAAGATGGCAATTTTTACGCATCGTGGGCAACAACTCCGAAAGAAATTACCGCCTACGCATTTGATGCTGCTGGTAATTTTAGTGAAGAAGTAACCTACACAGTTCCAACCAAAAAAGAAAATGAAGAAGTTACGAAAGTCCCTACTAAAGTCAAACAAATTGAAAACACCAAAGCTGTCAAAAGCGTGACCACAAAAGCTTCAGAAGATCCAAAGAAAACACAAACTACTAAGTCAGAACTTCCAGGCACAGGCGATCAAGGCGTTGAATGGATTTTTGTTGTAGCGGGTGTTATAGTTATCCTTATAGGAATATTACTGCTCAGAAAACGTAAAAAATAA
- a CDS encoding GW domain-containing glycosaminoglycan-binding protein, producing the protein MKKLLSGLIIVLMVSLLGHSFNAEAATYDKIIYDKAVNLKGVVNQSKRNDGIRSKMYNVSKDSKLLGYAKKYDKKTLMITREGKTSRGAKWYYVKLGNTNIGWIDALAFKNVGKPTIADTVPALWNSKKAIITTKPKSTSATTYLFQRNSAGNWYEVRHFASHIGKWGFDPNFSEKSSGTPVGVYRTGLAFGQKGNPGTKLTFKAITNRSYWISNTNDKAYNTWQERSSSSSADEKMKIQQYTYGMEVKYNSKRVKGKGSAVFYHVDSPRYNYTLGCVAQSEANTKAVLKFADKNTLIVLGEESRIKTFSAVN; encoded by the coding sequence ATGAAGAAGTTACTAAGCGGTTTAATTATTGTATTAATGGTTAGCTTACTTGGTCACTCCTTTAACGCCGAAGCCGCAACTTATGACAAAATCATTTATGACAAAGCAGTTAATCTCAAAGGGGTAGTAAATCAGTCAAAACGAAACGATGGTATTCGCAGCAAGATGTATAATGTTAGCAAAGACTCGAAATTACTCGGTTATGCTAAGAAATACGACAAGAAAACATTGATGATCACTCGCGAAGGAAAAACTTCTAGAGGCGCGAAATGGTATTACGTGAAGCTTGGCAATACGAATATCGGTTGGATTGACGCCCTTGCTTTTAAAAACGTCGGAAAACCAACCATTGCTGATACCGTCCCAGCACTTTGGAACAGTAAAAAAGCAATCATTACCACAAAACCGAAGAGCACATCAGCGACAACTTATTTATTCCAAAGAAACAGCGCGGGTAATTGGTATGAAGTTCGCCATTTTGCTAGTCATATTGGCAAATGGGGCTTTGATCCAAATTTCTCAGAAAAAAGTTCTGGAACTCCAGTAGGCGTTTACCGAACTGGACTTGCTTTTGGTCAAAAAGGCAATCCGGGAACGAAACTAACCTTCAAAGCCATTACAAACCGCAGTTACTGGATTTCTAATACAAACGATAAAGCTTACAATACTTGGCAAGAGCGCTCTTCTTCAAGCTCAGCCGATGAAAAAATGAAAATTCAACAATACACATACGGAATGGAAGTCAAATATAATTCCAAACGTGTAAAAGGAAAAGGCTCGGCTGTTTTCTATCATGTTGATTCACCGCGTTATAATTACACATTAGGTTGTGTGGCGCAAAGTGAAGCAAATACAAAAGCAGTCCTTAAATTTGCTGATAAAAATACGCTGATTGTACTAGGAGAAGAAAGCCGAATCAAGACATTTAGTGCTGTAAATTAA
- the cydB gene encoding cytochrome d ubiquinol oxidase subunit II: protein MSLNELWFLLIAILFIGFFFLEGFDFGVGMSTRFMARNALERRVLVNTIGPFWDANEVWLLTAGGAIFAAFPNWYATMFSGYYIPLVFLLLALIGRGVSFEFRGQKDSALWVKTWDWVIFFGSILPPFLFGVLFASLIQGMPINSDMDMYAGFFDYITVFSVWGGLTITLMCLLHGLLFITLRTEDDIQDRARRMAKRVWFITVPVLLIFVVLAYFNTDMFQVRPVLVPLMIGIVVVMYVLSALFIWKDRDILAFTFGGLGIVFTIGSIFVALFPRVMISSINSAFDLTIENAASGQYSLSVMTIVAVTLLPFVLGYQIWSYYVFRKRVSSKEKMTY, encoded by the coding sequence TTGTCACTAAATGAGTTATGGTTTTTACTAATCGCCATCTTGTTCATTGGATTCTTCTTCCTTGAAGGTTTTGACTTTGGTGTAGGGATGTCTACACGCTTTATGGCTAGAAATGCTCTAGAACGTCGCGTACTCGTAAATACGATTGGGCCGTTCTGGGATGCAAATGAAGTTTGGTTACTAACAGCTGGGGGCGCGATTTTTGCGGCTTTCCCTAACTGGTATGCAACGATGTTTAGTGGATACTATATTCCGCTAGTGTTCTTATTACTTGCCTTAATCGGCCGTGGTGTTTCTTTTGAATTCCGTGGTCAAAAAGATTCTGCTCTTTGGGTAAAAACGTGGGATTGGGTTATTTTCTTCGGTAGTATTTTGCCGCCATTTCTATTTGGGGTATTATTTGCTAGTTTGATTCAAGGTATGCCAATTAATAGTGATATGGATATGTATGCCGGATTCTTTGATTATATAACTGTATTTTCTGTTTGGGGCGGACTAACGATTACTCTAATGTGCCTGCTTCACGGATTACTATTTATTACATTACGTACAGAAGATGATATTCAAGACCGTGCTCGTCGTATGGCGAAACGGGTTTGGTTCATCACGGTACCAGTATTATTAATCTTTGTTGTACTTGCTTACTTCAATACAGATATGTTCCAAGTTAGACCTGTTCTTGTTCCACTGATGATCGGGATAGTAGTGGTAATGTACGTATTATCTGCTTTATTCATCTGGAAAGATCGCGATATTTTAGCATTTACATTCGGTGGACTTGGAATTGTCTTCACGATTGGTTCGATTTTCGTGGCACTTTTCCCACGCGTGATGATCAGTTCTATTAACAGTGCGTTTGATTTAACAATAGAAAATGCTGCTTCCGGGCAATATTCGCTAAGTGTGATGACCATTGTTGCCGTTACACTCTTGCCGTTTGTGCTTGGTTACCAAATTTGGAGCTACTATGTTTTCCGTAAGCGCGTTTCTAGTAAGGAGAAAATGACGTATTAA